The following are encoded together in the Coffea arabica cultivar ET-39 chromosome 1c, Coffea Arabica ET-39 HiFi, whole genome shotgun sequence genome:
- the LOC113723001 gene encoding uncharacterized protein isoform X1: MMYLKEGCSLLLKVHKPSIPFVLNASPILGVNQENDEIRKNPNLNESDVLKRLRGERDTYLALEYFKHVANVESFKHTTLTYQMMIEKLGQKHEMDGVQYLLQQMKLEGVNCSEGIFISVIDSYRRAGAAEQALKTFYRIQDFGFKVTVRIYNHLLDALLCENQFHMINPVYNNMKKDGLEPNVYTYNILLKALCKNNRVDGACKLLVEMLNKGCSPDVVSYTTIVSSLCKIGSTKDARKLALNYTPSVPAYNALINGFCRECNFREAFELMNDMLDKGLRPNVVTYTTLLNAMCDVGNFELSLAMLGKMFVSGCSPNIQTLTCLIKGLSLKGRVHEALAVWNQITREGLLPNVVTYNTLIHGLCFVGNLSEALCLLNQMERYGCLPNVTTFSTLIDGYAKFGDLRGASEIWNKMITSGCPPNVVVYTSMVDVLCRNFMFDRAYNLIEKMAMENCPPNTITFNVFIKHLCTSGRVDQAMELFDKMEHYGCACNITTYNELLGGLFKINNFRLAFELLVDMERNGIEFNIVTYNNIVNGLSRAGMFEVALMFVGKLLVKGIKPDTFTLNIVINAYCKCGKVESAIKLLDTMSSVGCNPDLVTFTSLICGICETIGLDLASVYLQRMIEKGICPNISIWNFLVRWLFRKLGYDASLTHFNNVMDGRLEETELQFQTKV; encoded by the coding sequence ATGATGTATCTGAAAGAGGGATGTTCATTGCTGCTGAAAGTTCATAAGCCCTCGATCCCTTTTGTCCTGAATGCTAGTCCAATACTTGGtgtgaatcaagaaaatgatgaaattagGAAAAACCCAAACCTTAATGAATCTGATGTTTTGAAGAGATTAAGAGGTGAGCGTGATACTTATTTAGCTTTAGAGTACTTTAAGCATGTAGCCAATGTAGAATCCTTCAAGCACACAACTTTAACTTACCAAATGATGATTGAGAAACTGGGGCAAAAGCACGAGATGGATGGTGTTCAGTACCTTTTGCAGCAAATGAAGTTGGAAGGTGTTAATTGTTCTGAGGGTATATTCATTAGTGTGATTGATTCTTATAGGCGGGCTGGGGCAGCTGAGCAAGCGCTGAAAACCTTTTATAGGATACAGGATTTTGGCTTTAAAGTGACTGTGAGGATTTATAATCATTTGTTGGATGCGTTGCTTTGTGAGAACCAATTTCATATGATTAATCCTGTCTATaacaatatgaagaaagatggCTTGGAGCCGAATGTTTACACGTACAATATTCTTTTGAAGGCATTGTGTAAGAATAATAGGGTGGATGGGGCTTGTAAGTTGCTTGTGGAAATGTTAAATAAGGGATGTTCTCCGGATGTGGTGAGCTATACAACAATAGTGTCATCTTTGTGTAAGATTGGTAGTACTAAAGATGCAAGAAAACTGGCCTTGAATTATACACCTAGTGTTCCAGCTTATAATGCTCTTATAAATGGGTTCTGCCGGGAATGCAATTTTAGAGAGGCGTTTGAGTTGATGAACGACATGTTGGATAAGGGACTTAGACCTAATGTTGTCACGTATACAACATTACTCAATGCCATGTGTGATGTTGGTAATTTTGAGCTTTCTCTTGCTATGTTGGGGAAAATGTTTGTGAGTGGATGTAGTCCGAATATTCAGACTTTAACTTGTTTGATAAAAGGACTTTCTTTAAAAGGAAGGGTACATGAAGCTCTTGCTGTATGGAACCAAATTACCAGGGAGGGGTTATTACCCAATGTTGTCACATATAACACATTAATACATGGTCTTTGCTTTGTTGGGAATTTGTCCGAAGCTTTGTGTCTTCTTAACCAGATGGAGAGATATGGCTGCCTTCCCAATGTGACAACCTTTAGTACACTCATTGATGGATATGCAAAATTTGGAGATCTACGGGGTGCATCTGAGATATGGAACAAGATGATAACGTCTGGTTGTCCCCCAAATGTTGTGGTATATACCTCCATGGTGGATGTGCTTTGTAGAAACTTCATGTTTGACAGAGCTTATAATCTGATAGAGAAAATGGCAATGGAAAATTGTCCGCCAAACACTATTACATTCAATGTCTTTATCAAACATCTGTGCACCAGTGGTAGAGTAGATCAGGCTATGGAattgtttgataaaatggaacACTATGGATGTGCATGTAATATCACGACATACAATGAACTTTTGGGTGGTCTGTTCAAAATTAACAACTTCAGACTTGCATTTGAGCTTCTTGTGGATATGGAGAGAAACGGAATTGAGTTTAATATAGTGACATACAACAATATTGTAAACGGCCTTTCTCGTGCAGGCATGTTTGAGGTGGCCCTGATGTTTGTTGGAAAATTGTTGGTGAAGGGAATAAAACCTGATACTTTCACGTTGAATATTGTAATCAACGCCTACTGTAAGTGTGGTAAGGTTGAGTCAGCTATTAAGCTTCTAGACACCATGAGTTCTGTAGGTTGCAATCCAGATTTAGTTACATTTACCAGTCTCATCTGTGGAATCTGTGAGACAATTGGTTTAGATTTAGCCAGTGTTTATCTTCAGAGGATGATAGAAAAAGGAATCTGTCCTAATATTTCTATATGGAACTTCTTGGTGCGATGGTTATTTAGGAAGCTAGGCTATGATGCATCACTGACACATTTTAATAATGTTATGGATGGTAGACTGGAAGAAACAGAGCTTCAGTTTCAAACTAAAGTATGA
- the LOC113723001 gene encoding alkylated DNA repair protein ALKBH6 homolog isoform X2 yields the protein METKADKENVNSFLVGSVPTVIYLPDFITDEEEQHLLNTIYTAPVSKWKVLKNRRLQNWGGIVHEKGLLAQDLPSWLTIITARIYEKSGLFPSAINHVLINEYLPDQGIMPHQDGPAYFPVVAILSLGSPAVMDFTPHPSLQLSTEPLENKETQNTTANEGPMLMNTDRSSDKHPPFSVVLMPRSLLIFKDEAYTDYLHGIKDQEYQQFDKAVNIPQITKSLALIQSAARPEEEIDRNETRCDELIHRTATRISLTCRVVTKVQRNLFKF from the coding sequence ATGGAGACAAAAGCAGACAAAGAAAACGTCAACAGCTTTTTAGTTGGTTCTGTTCCAACGGTCATTTACCTCCCCGATTTCATTACTGATGAAGAAGAGCAGCACCTTCTCAACACTATTTATACAGCCCCCGTTTCCAAGTGGAAAGTTTTGAAGAATAGGAGGCTCCAAAACTGGGGAGGCATTGTGCATGAGAAGGGTCTTCTTGCTCAAGATTTGCCCTCTTGGCTGACTATAATTACTGCTAGGATATACGAGAAATCTGGATTGTTTCCTTCAGCAATTAATCATGTACTCATTAATGAGTACCTTCCTGACCAGGGAATAATGCCACACCAGGATGGACCTGCTTATTTTCCCGTCGTGGCAATTTTGTCTCTTGGATCGCCAGCTGTCATGGACTTTACTCCTCACCCAAGTTTGCAACTTTCTACAGAACCACTGGAGAATAAGGAAACTCAAAACACCACAGCTAATGAAGGGCCCATGCTGATGAATACTGATAGATCCTCTGATAAACATCCACCATTCTCTGTGGTATTGATGCCCCGTAGTTTGCTTATATTTAAAGATGAGGCATACACAGACTACTTGCATGGAATAAAAGATCAGGAGTATCAGCAGTTTGACAAGGCTGTTAATATTCCTCAGATTACAAAAAGCCTTGCCTTGATCCAATCTGCAGCACGCCCAGAGGAAGAAATTGACAGAAATGAAACAAGATGTGACGAACTAATTCATAGGACTGCTACCAGAATTTCCTTGACGTGCAGAGTAGTGACTAAAGTCCAGAGAAATTTGTTCAAGTTTTAG